One genomic window of Spirochaetae bacterium HGW-Spirochaetae-1 includes the following:
- a CDS encoding 16S rRNA (uracil(1498)-N(3))-methyltransferase, with product MNQIILFENDFISETRVRLKDRRFRHLVDIHGAGLYDTLKVGKLNGLRGTGHIIELQDKYALMEVTLDTPPPEALPVTLVLALPRPKTLKKVLHCASTMGIKNIYLIRSWRVEKSYWQSPLLSPDTIAEELILGLEQARDTILPMVNLRPLFKPFVEDELPSIAAGTLALVAHPYESHSCPRNVTTPVTLAIGPEGGFIPYEIDLLKQTGFVPVELGERIMRVEYALPVILGRLF from the coding sequence ATGAACCAGATAATACTTTTCGAAAATGATTTTATCTCCGAAACCAGGGTGCGGCTCAAAGACCGGCGGTTTCGTCATCTCGTTGATATTCATGGCGCCGGGCTTTATGATACATTGAAAGTGGGAAAACTAAACGGCCTCCGTGGAACAGGGCACATCATTGAACTGCAAGACAAGTACGCGCTCATGGAAGTAACGCTTGATACTCCGCCTCCCGAAGCCCTTCCCGTTACGTTGGTTCTGGCCCTTCCCAGGCCCAAGACGCTGAAGAAAGTACTTCACTGCGCCTCCACCATGGGCATAAAAAATATATACCTAATCAGGTCATGGCGCGTTGAAAAAAGCTATTGGCAGAGCCCCCTTCTCTCTCCCGATACCATCGCAGAAGAGCTTATACTGGGACTGGAGCAGGCCAGGGACACCATTCTTCCAATGGTCAATCTTCGACCTCTCTTCAAGCCCTTCGTGGAAGATGAACTTCCCTCAATAGCAGCAGGAACTCTTGCGCTGGTTGCCCATCCCTATGAGAGCCATTCCTGTCCCCGTAATGTCACAACGCCTGTTACGCTGGCTATCGGACCCGAAGGCGGATTCATCCCCTATGAGATAGACCTCCTGAAGCAGACAGGATTTGTGCCCGTTGAACTGGGAGAGAGAATAATGCGTGTTGAATATGCCCTGCCCGTGATTCTTGGACGTCTCTTTTAG
- a CDS encoding RNA-binding protein encodes MSVNLYAGNLSYDMKEDSLKNLFESHGEVKSAKIIIDKYTGRSKGFGFIEMASENDANTAIAQLDGNEIMGRNIRVNFAKPRFPKKDQQPSAQA; translated from the coding sequence ATGTCAGTAAATCTCTATGCGGGAAACCTGTCCTATGACATGAAAGAGGATTCGCTGAAAAATCTCTTCGAATCACATGGAGAGGTAAAATCTGCCAAGATCATCATAGACAAGTATACCGGCAGATCCAAGGGGTTCGGCTTTATTGAGATGGCCAGTGAAAATGATGCAAACACAGCCATTGCACAGCTTGACGGCAATGAAATCATGGGAAGGAATATCCGTGTAAATTTTGCGAAACCCCGTTTTCCCAAAAAAGATCAGCAGCCATCGGCACAAGCATGA
- a CDS encoding recombinase RecJ, whose protein sequence is MFIQNLIDHLKAKDHIYIQTHNFPDHDAVASAYGLQKLLSEFAIRTSIIFEGELQRDSLKKMINDFGIDIRNASEYELREDDWIVIVDGCKGNKNVTDLIGDEIAVIDHHNVISPEDVPLIDIRPGYGACSTIIYSYFRDCNVVINRDTATVLLIGINMDTALLTRGVSEDDIDAYANLYSAANVSQVNSLLRNYIQTKDLNFYRYAIDNLKIEQSVAFCYFPQGCNQNLLGILGDFILALEEVDFVILCADNEDKINISVRSERQDWNASKIIQDVLRGIGFGGGHADMAGGIIKEKSDFNSEGFLKSFMTHMPGLE, encoded by the coding sequence AAACCTCATAGACCACCTGAAAGCAAAAGACCATATATACATTCAGACACACAATTTCCCTGATCATGATGCCGTGGCATCAGCATATGGACTTCAGAAACTCCTTTCGGAGTTCGCCATAAGGACATCGATAATTTTTGAGGGAGAATTGCAGCGTGACTCCCTTAAAAAAATGATAAACGATTTCGGCATTGATATCCGCAATGCATCGGAATACGAACTCAGAGAGGATGACTGGATAGTAATCGTCGACGGGTGCAAGGGAAACAAAAACGTTACGGACCTCATAGGCGATGAAATTGCCGTTATTGACCACCACAACGTTATTTCGCCGGAAGACGTGCCGCTTATCGACATCAGGCCGGGATACGGTGCATGTTCAACAATTATTTATTCATATTTTCGTGATTGTAATGTTGTGATAAATCGCGACACGGCAACGGTGCTGCTTATAGGTATCAACATGGACACTGCGCTTCTCACCCGCGGTGTGAGTGAGGATGATATCGACGCTTACGCCAACCTCTACAGCGCAGCTAACGTGTCGCAGGTGAACTCCCTTCTGCGCAACTACATACAGACAAAGGATCTGAACTTTTACCGATACGCAATAGACAATCTTAAAATTGAACAAAGTGTTGCCTTTTGTTATTTTCCCCAGGGGTGCAATCAGAACCTGCTGGGAATATTGGGGGATTTCATCCTGGCTCTCGAAGAGGTTGATTTCGTTATTCTTTGTGCAGACAATGAAGACAAGATCAACATCTCTGTACGGAGCGAGCGACAGGATTGGAATGCGTCTAAAATTATCCAGGACGTACTCAGGGGGATCGGTTTTGGCGGAGGTCATGCCGACATGGCCGGGGGCATTATCAAAGAAAAATCGGATTTCAACAGTGAAGGTTTTTTAAAATCATTCATGACTCATATGCCTGGTCTGGAATAA